In Paenibacillus phoenicis, one genomic interval encodes:
- the yfcE gene encoding phosphodiesterase, with protein sequence MKLMLISDIHGSSAWLDRAMAKAAEEQPDQMIMLGDFLYHGPRNPLPDGYDPKQVAATLNEHKHNLIAVRGNCDAEVDQMLLEFPMMADYAMLYLEGRRIYVTHGHGYSIEQLPPLAPGDVFIQGHTHVPVADIKDGIYVLNPGSIALPKENFPNSYGILKAGAFIVKDFAGEIIKRIEFAP encoded by the coding sequence ATGAAATTGATGTTGATTTCGGATATCCACGGGTCAAGCGCTTGGCTGGATCGGGCGATGGCCAAAGCGGCAGAGGAGCAGCCCGATCAAATGATCATGCTGGGGGATTTCCTGTATCATGGGCCGCGAAATCCGCTGCCTGACGGATACGATCCGAAGCAGGTCGCGGCAACGCTTAACGAGCATAAGCATAACCTGATCGCTGTTCGCGGGAACTGCGATGCGGAAGTGGATCAAATGCTGCTGGAATTTCCGATGATGGCGGATTATGCCATGCTCTACTTGGAAGGACGTCGTATTTACGTCACGCATGGGCACGGATACAGCATCGAGCAGCTTCCGCCGCTAGCGCCGGGTGACGTGTTTATTCAAGGACATACGCATGTGCCGGTGGCCGACATCAAAGACGGCATTTATGTTCTGAACCCGGGGTCCATCGCCTTGCCGAAGGAGAATTTCCCTAATTCCTATGGCATTTTGAAGGCAGGGGCGTTTATCGTTAAGGATTTTGCCGGGGAGATCATCAAACGGATTGAGTTTGCTCCATGA
- a CDS encoding FAD:protein FMN transferase, whose protein sequence is MQRTQKWSKRAVILGLTAMLMTLLSGCGGNAGNKEKPTAAEPASKQYYIFDTVVNIKLYDDPKAEEHLDHIDTMLKTLDQELSRTLETSQLYKVNQEAGKQAVEVSEDTMKVLKRSLDYAKETNGLFDPTVGGLVDLWDIGHEGAHVPAPEDLQRELSLVGYQDVVVDEAKRTVFLKRPGMVLDLGGIGKGYAADEVAAYLRAEGVKSALVDLGGSSIIVIGNKPNGDSWNVGLQDPDSSRGTTMGTIRLSDQVIDTSGIYERYFIEDDVMYHHILDPRTGVPAQNNLKSVTILADNATDADALSTFVYVMGLEEGLQYIEDLNDGTEAMFITKDNKIYVTSGIKNSFKVTDPQYTLVE, encoded by the coding sequence ATGCAACGAACACAGAAATGGAGCAAACGGGCCGTGATCTTAGGCTTGACGGCAATGCTGATGACCCTCCTCTCCGGCTGCGGGGGAAATGCAGGGAACAAGGAGAAACCAACGGCCGCGGAGCCGGCCTCGAAACAATATTATATTTTTGATACGGTGGTTAACATCAAATTGTATGATGACCCGAAGGCTGAGGAACATTTGGATCATATCGATACGATGCTAAAAACCTTGGATCAGGAGTTAAGCCGGACCTTGGAGACGAGCCAGCTCTACAAAGTAAATCAGGAAGCCGGCAAACAGGCGGTTGAAGTGTCGGAGGATACGATGAAGGTGCTGAAACGCTCGCTTGATTACGCCAAAGAGACGAACGGGCTGTTTGATCCGACGGTCGGCGGGCTGGTGGATCTTTGGGATATCGGCCATGAAGGAGCCCATGTTCCGGCTCCGGAGGATTTGCAGCGGGAACTTAGCCTGGTGGGATATCAAGACGTAGTGGTCGACGAAGCCAAGCGCACCGTCTTTCTGAAACGGCCTGGGATGGTGCTGGATCTCGGCGGCATCGGCAAAGGGTATGCGGCGGACGAGGTTGCGGCCTATTTGCGGGCGGAAGGCGTCAAGAGCGCGCTTGTCGACCTCGGCGGCAGCAGCATCATCGTGATTGGAAACAAGCCTAATGGAGACAGCTGGAACGTCGGTCTACAAGATCCGGATAGCTCGCGGGGCACGACCATGGGAACGATCCGTTTAAGCGACCAAGTCATTGATACTTCCGGAATCTATGAACGTTACTTTATCGAGGACGATGTGATGTATCACCATATCCTGGATCCGAGAACCGGCGTGCCGGCGCAAAATAATCTAAAGAGCGTCACGATTCTGGCGGATAACGCAACGGACGCGGACGCGCTGTCGACCTTCGTTTATGTGATGGGCCTGGAGGAAGGGCTGCAATACATCGAGGACTTGAATGACGGGACGGAAGCGATGTTTATAACAAAAGACAACAAAATTTACGTCACGTCCGGTATCAAAAATTCGTTTAAGGTGACAGATCCGCAGTACACGCTGGTTGAATAA
- a CDS encoding GIY-YIG nuclease family protein encodes MTNERVEQQLRTLPAAPGVYLMKDAAGGVIYVGKSKNLQQRVRSYFHASRHRSKKVERLAHNVKDLEILRTDTEFEALMLECRLIRELKPMYNKKMKSPHGYVYLVIRDTDGIWDLEVVDVPEAPGIRQVYGPYSASRHSVEAAVRSVREALRIACSRPRSAPTGVPCLNHSLGLCLGACLGGEAVELNNCVMNRFAALLDGSDSSLREELEGRMRDSSERVDFEAAAKLRDALHAIDLFARQEEIAGFVEQNGNFVVLERWSERKAKWFILRRNTILYSRKVEISEGSSRASLSLKMAEKALACLSHSSPPLTGKPTRDEIDEARIIYRYLQSSECRFARIPQAWIEAAVTARIAHLLEAII; translated from the coding sequence ATGACAAACGAACGGGTCGAACAGCAGCTGCGCACCCTCCCGGCCGCGCCGGGGGTGTACTTGATGAAGGACGCGGCGGGAGGCGTCATTTATGTCGGCAAGTCGAAGAACTTGCAGCAAAGAGTGCGCTCTTATTTTCATGCCTCCCGTCACCGCTCCAAGAAGGTCGAGAGATTGGCGCATAACGTCAAGGATTTGGAGATCCTCAGGACCGACACCGAATTCGAAGCACTGATGCTGGAGTGCCGGCTGATTCGAGAACTGAAGCCGATGTATAACAAAAAGATGAAGAGTCCGCACGGTTATGTCTATTTGGTGATCCGCGACACGGACGGGATTTGGGACCTGGAGGTCGTCGATGTGCCGGAGGCCCCGGGAATCCGCCAAGTTTACGGACCTTATTCGGCGAGCCGACATTCTGTGGAGGCGGCAGTCCGGAGCGTTCGCGAAGCCTTGCGTATCGCTTGCAGCCGTCCCCGTTCCGCTCCCACTGGAGTACCCTGTTTGAACCATTCGCTGGGCTTATGTCTCGGCGCATGTTTGGGCGGGGAGGCGGTTGAACTCAACAACTGCGTGATGAACCGCTTTGCTGCGCTGCTGGATGGCTCGGATTCCAGCCTCCGGGAAGAGTTGGAGGGACGAATGCGGGACTCTTCCGAACGGGTTGATTTTGAAGCCGCAGCCAAACTCAGGGATGCCCTTCATGCCATCGATCTGTTTGCGAGACAAGAGGAGATCGCCGGATTTGTTGAGCAGAACGGGAATTTCGTGGTCCTGGAACGTTGGAGTGAGCGGAAGGCCAAGTGGTTCATATTGCGGCGAAATACGATCCTGTATAGCCGGAAGGTTGAAATTTCAGAAGGAAGCTCCCGAGCCTCTCTGTCTCTGAAAATGGCGGAGAAGGCATTGGCCTGTCTAAGCCATAGCTCTCCTCCCCTGACGGGCAAACCTACCCGAGATGAAATAGATGAGGCTCGGATCATCTACCGTTATTTACAAAGCAGTGAGTGCCGCTTCGCGCGGATTCCACAGGCATGGATTGAAGCCGCAGTTACGGCCCGGATCGCACATCTGCTAGAAGCGATCATCTGA
- a CDS encoding spore coat protein CotJB — MSTNPNNQPFDQEFYEKLEKLQALDFALVELNLYLDTHPDDLAAIQQFNQLTQERTQHANHFQQLYGPLQNFGRAYSKFPWEWSKSPWPWQV, encoded by the coding sequence ATGTCGACAAATCCCAACAACCAACCGTTCGATCAGGAGTTTTACGAGAAGCTTGAGAAGCTGCAGGCGCTGGACTTCGCGCTGGTAGAGCTGAATTTGTATCTGGATACGCATCCGGATGATCTTGCCGCGATCCAGCAATTTAATCAGCTGACCCAGGAGCGGACGCAGCACGCAAATCATTTTCAACAGTTGTATGGCCCGCTGCAAAACTTCGGGCGCGCGTATTCGAAATTCCCGTGGGAATGGTCGAAAAGCCCTTGGCCGTGGCAGGTTTAG
- a CDS encoding AI-2E family transporter: MMRMNLLERWTRGAKFVLILLAIVYVFSLVRPFFRPMEAVIGALLIPLLLSGFFYYLLRPVVQYMEKHKIRRSLAILILYVVMAILAMAFIAVVWPMLQAQLINLVQNIPQFISLLEERLKEWGELPFLASIFPSDSGLADNFSEYLSQGISFLTNYLSGFFSFLSQFAIVMFTFPILLYYMLKEGHRFKRSLVKLSPIRYRKEVYRAAIEMDKALNDYIIGRVIVNAALGVLMFIGFLIIGLPYALLLTTIAVIMNFIPLFGAIISAIPIVIIGLIESPSTGIWALVIILLAQQIQDNVISPYVFGKKLDIHPVTTILLVLGSGNWFGIIGMLIVIPVYMLLKIAWKRIYKLFLRSQWETL, from the coding sequence ATGATGAGAATGAATTTGCTGGAGAGATGGACGCGCGGAGCGAAATTTGTTTTGATTCTGCTGGCCATCGTGTATGTGTTCTCCTTAGTGAGGCCGTTTTTTCGCCCAATGGAGGCCGTCATCGGGGCCCTTTTGATTCCGCTCCTGCTGTCCGGTTTCTTTTACTATTTGCTCCGCCCTGTGGTCCAGTACATGGAAAAGCATAAGATTCGTCGGTCCTTGGCGATCCTTATCCTCTATGTCGTTATGGCGATCTTGGCCATGGCCTTTATCGCGGTGGTCTGGCCGATGTTGCAAGCCCAACTGATCAATTTAGTGCAAAACATCCCCCAATTTATAAGCTTGCTTGAAGAGCGACTAAAGGAATGGGGAGAATTGCCTTTCCTTGCGTCCATTTTTCCTTCCGATTCCGGATTAGCCGACAATTTCTCGGAATACTTAAGCCAGGGAATCTCCTTCTTGACGAATTACTTGAGCGGTTTCTTCTCTTTCTTGTCCCAGTTCGCGATCGTGATGTTTACGTTCCCGATCCTGCTCTACTACATGCTCAAGGAAGGGCATCGCTTCAAACGCAGCCTGGTCAAGCTCTCGCCCATCCGTTATCGGAAAGAAGTGTATCGCGCTGCCATTGAAATGGACAAGGCGCTGAACGATTATATTATCGGCCGGGTGATCGTAAACGCAGCGTTGGGCGTACTGATGTTTATCGGCTTCCTGATCATTGGACTGCCGTATGCGCTGTTGTTGACGACGATTGCGGTTATTATGAATTTCATCCCTTTGTTTGGGGCGATTATCTCCGCCATTCCCATTGTCATTATCGGGCTCATCGAGTCTCCGTCTACCGGCATTTGGGCGTTGGTCATCATTTTGTTGGCGCAGCAGATTCAGGATAATGTGATCTCACCCTACGTGTTCGGAAAAAAGCTGGACATCCATCCGGTGACGACCATTTTGCTCGTTTTGGGAAGCGGCAATTGGTTTGGCATCATTGGGATGCTGATCGTCATCCCGGTGTATATGCTGTTAAAAATTGCCTGGAAGCGGATTTACAAGCTGTTCCTCCGGTCGCAATGGGAAACATTGTGA
- a CDS encoding manganese catalase family protein, whose amino-acid sequence MWVYEKKLQYPVRVSKCDPRMAKLLIEQYGGADGELAAALRYLNQRYTIPDKVIGLLNDIGTEEFAHLEMIATMVYKLTKDATPEMLKAAGMDPYYVNHDKALFYENAGGVPFTATYIQAKGDPIADLYEDIAAEEKARATYQWLIDMTDDVDIQDSLKFLREREIVHSLRFREAVEILKEDREHKKFF is encoded by the coding sequence ATGTGGGTGTATGAGAAAAAGCTGCAATACCCGGTACGCGTCAGCAAATGCGATCCGCGGATGGCGAAACTGCTGATCGAGCAGTACGGCGGCGCTGATGGGGAGCTGGCAGCAGCGCTGCGTTATCTGAATCAGAGATATACGATTCCCGACAAGGTGATCGGGCTCCTGAACGACATTGGGACAGAAGAATTCGCCCATCTTGAAATGATCGCCACGATGGTCTACAAGCTGACCAAAGACGCGACGCCGGAGATGCTGAAGGCGGCCGGGATGGATCCGTATTATGTGAACCACGACAAGGCGCTCTTTTACGAGAACGCGGGCGGGGTGCCTTTTACGGCGACGTACATCCAGGCGAAAGGCGATCCGATCGCCGACCTGTACGAGGACATCGCAGCCGAGGAGAAGGCGCGGGCTACATATCAGTGGCTCATCGACATGACCGACGACGTGGATATCCAGGACAGCCTGAAGTTCCTGCGCGAACGCGAAATCGTGCACAGCTTGCGGTTCCGTGAAGCGGTAGAAATTCTGAAAGAGGATCGGGAGCATAAGAAATTCTTCTAA
- a CDS encoding spore coat associated protein CotJA: protein MNHPQERVWTPYIGPFDPCPPITQKTYSTPPQLFIHFQPPNLPQFSPMDALRHGTLWPALYSPYESKWGKGR from the coding sequence TTGAACCATCCTCAAGAACGTGTGTGGACCCCGTATATTGGCCCATTCGATCCGTGTCCGCCGATCACGCAAAAAACCTACAGCACCCCTCCGCAGCTGTTTATCCACTTTCAACCTCCGAATTTGCCGCAGTTTAGCCCGATGGACGCCCTGAGACACGGTACGTTATGGCCGGCTTTGTACAGCCCTTATGAATCCAAATGGGGAAAAGGACGGTGA
- a CDS encoding hemolysin family protein codes for MPVALDAHTNFEIGKLIWNLLIVLILVFLNGFFVAAEFSLVKVRQSRLTQLAREGNRRANYALKVNKRLDTYLSATQLGITLASLGLGWVGEPAVSELLIEPLMHKMGATDPTLISTVSVAVGFAIITFLHIVMGELAPKSLAIQKSEAASLWLSWPLLMFYRLFLPVIWLLNTAANGALRLIGIEPASESEAAHSEEEIRILMDQSAKSGVIDKDEMKLVDNIFDFSDMLAREVMLPRTDMDCLYTNLSWEDNMKIVANTKHSRYPVAVEDKDQIIGFVHITDLLLPDSEKPLRLEEMVRPILNVPESMEISQVLRLMQKKHSQVTLVVDEYGGTAGLLTAEEILEEIVGDLHDEFEDERPDIEKITDDVYSVDGRLLIEEVNELVGSDIEDEEVDSIGGWLFKELEGTPAKGKRKQVDRFLFEVEEASRLRITRVKVIRLVVEEPEEEIEEE; via the coding sequence ATGCCGGTAGCCCTCGATGCTCATACCAATTTTGAAATCGGCAAGCTGATATGGAACTTACTGATCGTCCTAATTCTCGTCTTCTTAAACGGATTCTTTGTGGCTGCCGAATTTTCGCTCGTGAAGGTTCGCCAATCCCGGCTGACTCAACTGGCCCGGGAGGGCAACCGCCGGGCGAATTACGCACTGAAGGTCAATAAGCGGCTCGACACCTACTTGTCGGCGACACAGCTTGGCATCACGCTGGCATCGCTGGGGCTCGGGTGGGTCGGAGAACCTGCGGTGTCCGAGCTTTTAATTGAACCGCTGATGCATAAGATGGGCGCAACCGATCCCACTCTGATCTCCACGGTCTCGGTGGCGGTCGGTTTTGCGATCATTACGTTTTTACATATTGTGATGGGGGAGCTGGCTCCAAAATCGCTGGCGATCCAAAAGTCGGAAGCGGCGTCCTTATGGCTGTCTTGGCCGTTGTTGATGTTTTATCGCTTATTCCTTCCCGTGATCTGGCTCTTGAATACAGCGGCAAACGGCGCGCTCCGGCTGATTGGAATTGAACCGGCCAGTGAGAGCGAGGCGGCGCATTCCGAGGAAGAAATTCGCATTCTCATGGATCAAAGCGCCAAAAGCGGCGTCATCGATAAAGATGAAATGAAGCTGGTGGACAATATTTTCGACTTCTCCGACATGCTGGCCCGTGAGGTCATGCTGCCGCGGACGGATATGGATTGCTTGTACACGAATTTGAGCTGGGAAGATAATATGAAAATCGTAGCCAACACGAAGCACTCCCGCTATCCGGTTGCCGTCGAGGATAAGGATCAGATCATCGGGTTCGTACATATTACCGACCTGCTGCTGCCCGATTCGGAGAAGCCGCTTCGTTTGGAGGAGATGGTTCGCCCGATCCTGAACGTGCCGGAGTCGATGGAAATCAGCCAGGTGCTTCGCTTGATGCAGAAGAAGCATTCTCAAGTAACGCTTGTCGTCGATGAATACGGCGGAACGGCCGGACTGCTGACCGCGGAAGAAATTCTCGAGGAGATCGTTGGCGATCTCCATGACGAGTTCGAGGATGAACGTCCGGATATCGAGAAAATAACGGATGATGTCTATTCGGTGGACGGCCGCTTGTTGATCGAAGAAGTCAATGAACTGGTCGGCAGCGACATTGAAGACGAGGAAGTGGACTCCATCGGTGGCTGGTTGTTTAAGGAGTTGGAAGGCACCCCGGCCAAAGGCAAAAGAAAACAGGTTGACCGCTTCTTATTCGAGGTTGAGGAAGCCAGCCGATTGCGCATCACGCGCGTGAAGGTCATCCGCCTCGTTGTCGAGGAGCCGGAAGAGGAAATCGAAGAGGAATAA
- a CDS encoding sulfite exporter TauE/SafE family protein — protein MKLRPGVVVGLTVAAGAWISSGWSSLIPEDQLGYLTSGMLFASGFALWFRMAYVSRRPKTPEIMDASSGKGWRFGVNAPLVGFITGALSGLFGIGSTPFIQLGLMLLLGMSMRYAAGTTMLVIMPIALAGGAGYITIGYLDVQLLATVVIGTMTGAYIGAKLTKRVPAAWLKTCMVLTPMLGGAILLF, from the coding sequence ATGAAGCTGCGGCCCGGGGTGGTCGTCGGCTTAACCGTTGCAGCGGGAGCGTGGATCAGCTCGGGCTGGTCATCCCTGATCCCCGAAGATCAGCTGGGATATTTGACCTCCGGGATGCTGTTCGCTTCCGGATTCGCCCTGTGGTTTCGAATGGCCTATGTCTCCCGGCGGCCGAAGACGCCCGAGATCATGGACGCCTCATCCGGCAAAGGCTGGCGCTTTGGGGTGAATGCACCGCTCGTTGGCTTCATTACCGGCGCTTTATCGGGGCTGTTCGGAATCGGGTCGACCCCCTTTATCCAACTGGGGCTGATGCTGCTCCTTGGAATGTCCATGCGATACGCCGCCGGAACAACCATGCTGGTCATTATGCCAATTGCCCTCGCCGGAGGGGCCGGTTACATTACCATCGGGTACCTGGATGTACAATTGCTCGCCACCGTTGTCATCGGCACGATGACCGGCGCGTATATTGGAGCCAAGCTCACGAAGCGCGTGCCTGCGGCTTGGCTAAAAACGTGCATGGTGCTCACCCCGATGCTGGGCGGCGCAATCCTCTTGTTCTAA
- a CDS encoding CueP family metal-binding protein — protein sequence MKRNTILAAAGFIVVAALGSYFLITGQADKQTESKALDAQSIKQMVHDYSVGKLTAKSASITSSHLIVDGDTADSKTYELPKDEFFVSIAPYENQTHPCEIHSLTGCRGEMTEQEFQVNVTDANGNTVLDQKMTSQANGFIDLWLPRNQTYRIQVSHDGKTAESEISTFDGDQTCITSLQLS from the coding sequence ATGAAACGCAATACCATCTTGGCGGCGGCCGGGTTCATTGTGGTTGCCGCGTTGGGAAGTTATTTTCTTATCACGGGACAAGCCGATAAGCAAACGGAATCAAAAGCTCTAGACGCTCAGAGCATCAAGCAGATGGTTCATGACTACAGCGTGGGTAAACTCACCGCTAAGTCTGCTTCGATTACGTCCAGCCATTTGATCGTGGACGGGGATACGGCGGACTCGAAGACGTATGAACTGCCGAAGGACGAATTTTTCGTCTCGATCGCGCCTTACGAGAATCAGACACATCCTTGCGAGATTCATAGCTTGACCGGATGCCGCGGCGAGATGACGGAGCAAGAGTTTCAAGTCAACGTCACCGATGCGAATGGGAATACCGTGTTGGACCAAAAGATGACGTCCCAGGCGAACGGATTTATCGACTTGTGGCTGCCTCGCAATCAAACCTACCGGATTCAAGTCAGTCATGACGGTAAAACCGCCGAGTCGGAAATCTCCACATTTGATGGAGATCAAACCTGCATTACTTCGTTGCAGCTCAGCTAG